In the Arachis hypogaea cultivar Tifrunner chromosome 20, arahy.Tifrunner.gnm2.J5K5, whole genome shotgun sequence genome, caatggatcttggagataacattaaggctgaaaataatgcatcccataaggataaagccaaagccatgatttttcttcgtcgtcatcttgacgaaggattgaaaaatgaatatctcacattaaaagatcatgcagatctttggaaaaaccttgaagaaaggtataataatcaaaagacggtgatactttctcaagcccgatatgaatggacgcatttgcgtctacaggattttaaatccataaatgaatataatttggcaatgtttcgaatcacctcacgaatgaaattatgtgggaaaaagatatctgataatgatatgttagagaaaactttctcgaccttccatgcatcgaatgtgctcctgcagcagcattttcgaaaaaaaaaaggctttaaaaaatattctgagttaatttcttgccttcttgttgctgaacgcaacaatgagttactttTAAAGAATCACGAAGCGCGCCCAATTGGCGTCGCCctatttcctgaagtaaatgcggcaaattattaccccagaagaggtaaatggcaaggttttaataacaaaaaaaattatggaagaaaaaggaattatgttcaaaagaaaggatctcaccagaagtgggataaataaagaaatattggacaaaataaatcaacagaggataagtgtttccgttaTGGTGgaaaagggccattggtcacgtacctgtcgtaccccaaggcacttaGTTGAtatttaccaggcatctttgaaaaaggatgacaaaggaaagaaaacaaattttgtttcaaatgatgctaaaaattccaccactcattatgctgaaaattccaccactcaatatgtgggattgttaagtatctatgtaaataaataatgtaaagaacttattgttaagttttattttctatgtatttaagtttcaaatatgatgtatataaataatgaaatattaatgtttatgaattttgaaatcattaaatgtgtcaagttttaaaataaaatgttagtatatgacattatgtacagtgtttcttagaaaaaaaattctaatcaagaattcaatttgaatgtgcatgagattgggatgtgtcgatttcgagatattaaatgatgtcgacaagagggggagactgtactcttttttctttggtcaggttttttcccattagatttttcttgacaaggtttttaatgaggcagtccccatcacaaagaatattgtactctttttccttcactaaagtttttcccattggattttcTTTAGTAAAGTTTTAATGAGGCATATTCATAATGGTCATCCAATGGGAGTGTTACAGTATGGATGACCACTAACCCTTTATCCAATTAAAAGGTGCTTGGATAATACAAACCTTTAATGTAGACACTGCCATCATTTCCAAAGCTTGAAAAAGCTAATCTTGTATAACTATAAATAAGGCTTCATAGTCTACAATAtacaacaataataaaacaattactatctctctctttcttacaCTACAAAGCACTTCTTTACTTTCTCTCTTCATAtactactaatataatattaatatattatctttatagtAGTATAATAGTATTGGTAAATACTGATAGTAATGTTTTcctatttatactttattatctctttcctatttattttacaacaaatgATACATTATTaaatggaaaagtatatggaatcaACTCCTAATTAGGCAAAAATggaacaatttaattaattataattatattaataattaattttaaattttttaaattcaaaatttaaaaaatttaaaattgattaagtaaacctaattaaaccTATAAAAACATTCATATTCTCTCTCACATTAACTTACctacctccaacaatcacacacacagacCCTCTCTCTCACCGTCAGGCCCTCTCCGCCTCTCCACCGCGACCCACTCCTCTTCTGGCACCGCTCTGAGCAAGAATTGAAATATTAAATTTCAACCTACAGTCGAATTTCAACTTTAGTTGACAACACCAGGACTCTGCACTTATCGGGTACTATCTTTCGATTCTTCTGCAATGTAGTGATCACAATCTTGAATGAGTTTGGTGAATCTGGAATCGTCGGGAGCAAAAGAAGCACCGGTTTGAAGTGCTACCTTTGCAGTTTGATACTCTTTCAGCATAATGCACGCAGTTCCGgattaggggtgttcatggatcggatccgatccgtaTATCCGCGGTATTTATCCGAAttcgatccgaaaattgcggatatggatccgatccgcaagactttcggatcggatcggatcggatccgcacactaatcggatcggattgcggattttgtgttggtatccgcatatctgatccgcatatccgcgtatccgcaaaaataaataaataaataaataaatattctttttatgttttatttcaactaataattatcatatatgttgtattattttaatttattatttaagaaaagtatgtttaatattattttaagagtaaacatatttaaaagaatagaaaaaatgaatttcattgatatttttttaataaaaataaacttttaaaaatatttttgtgttttgcggatatatccgatatccgatccgatccgaaaatgtgcggatcggatcggatcgtatccaaCCTTAAAAAACcgcggatattggatccgatccgatccgatgattttagtgcggatcggatcaaaattttggccatatccgatccgatccgatccgcgtgCAGCCCTATTCCGGACTCAATTAAATGGCTTTGTTCGCATCAGAAACAGCTTTTGTGAAGTTCTGGAGCTTGATATGGGCTTGGGCTCTGTCGGCATAAAGatgagaaatataaaaaaaatattcatttaatataaaaaaaaaaacatcctaatacttaacGAAAGAAATATTAagttatattttggtaaaaataattaaatatctataaaattaaaaaaaattatgaaattcttaaagaaatagagatattcacatttgcaatacaaaaaaattcgaaaaatatactaaaaaacatccatttagtatgaaaaagaaacattttaatacttagcagaagaaacatccagatatattaacttatttttattaagataagTTTCGAAGTCCAGCCCATTAAAAAATTGGCAGGAGTTGGCTGAACTTCCTCTTGATTTCCTAAcagaattattattaaatttgttaaattttaataataaaaaaagatttacaAGTAATTTaaaatcttcattttcttccttttttatcCAAAATTTACTTCAAACATAGTTCTAGCAGTTATTTCTGAGTTAAATCCCTTAATTAATATCTACTCTttggaaaaggaagaaaaaaattaaaaattttaaatgacttgtaaaatttttttatttaaatttaacaaatttaatattttattatttagtttttaatttatcgTTATCAAAAGGATCACGTCACACAATGCACAGAGTCAATCACTATCGCTAAAAAACTAACAAagttatttgagaaaaaaataaaaatgacaacAATACTTAATATTAATGTgtataaataacttataaaaaaattaaaataaaaatgatgtatATTTTTGTCCATTCTTCGTAAAATTAGAGAACATGTCATCTTTAACCGTTTACTGAGAGCTGTTGGTTAAACCCTAAGAATTGAAAGTTACTAGTTACTGCTATTATGAAAAACTAGGGCAAGGGTTTTAGGTTGAAATAGTGGTAGTAATGAAATGAAGGTTTCATTCTCTTTTGTGTAAAACATAGCATGTTGCTGGCAACAACGCCATTTCTCAGAAACTTGTTCAGCTTCCGCACTCACTCTCACTTCTTTCGAATGGCGGCATCAAGTGCAACCAGCGATATTCTTTCCGAGCATTCCGATGCTTACGCGCCGTTCAAGCGCGTGTGCGTTCGCGTCGGCACACACAACGGGAGCTTCCATTGCGACGAAGCGCTTGGCTGCTTCATGATTCGACTCACCAACAAATTCTACAACGCTCAAGTTGTTCGCTCTCGTGATCctcaggtaattttttttttctaatttttaatttgttcgtTTCTGAAAAAATGTGAGTTGTTGTTTGGTTGATGAGAACGTGTTGttttattcttcttcattttgaCTAGAAACTAGAAAGAGTGTCTTTTATTTGCTTGGTTTATGAGAAAATTTGGTTTATTTATTATCTAAGTTTTGTGATTAGTGATTTATGGATGATCCTGAGCTATCTGTTTAAGTTGTGTTTGTGAGTTTTGATTTGGAGAGGTGGAAGGAAAGGGATTTGAAGAGTAGCAGTAAGTTCATTTTACTCTTCAAAATCTCTTCTCTTTCCTCCCTTAGTCCCTTCCCATGTACCCTTCCAAATTGGAACTCGGAAACACACAATTTTTCGAAAATGTAGTCAGTTAGCAAATGCGATAACATAGATTTATGTATGTATGCCTTAGCAGTGTGATTGTTTAATGTTGAAATGTAATTTTGAAAGAGGGAACTTTGATGGGGTTTTCTGTGGAACTTTTATCAATTATGAGCAATGAGAAGTTGTTTGAGTGAGACAGTAAGGACTGAGGAGTGTCTATGTTTCTGAGTTTTAGGGATGAAATTTTGGTTGTTGCATTGTATGTATAGAAACAAAATGGAGTGGGAGTAATCGTGTCCTTCTCATTACTTGTTGATGTTTTTGTTTGAATATTGAGTCCTGGTTTGTAGGTTTTGGAGGGTCTTGATGCCGTTCTTGATGTTGGGGGAGTGTATGACCCCAGCCGAGATCGCTACGATCATCACCAGAAAGGTTTTGAGGAGGCTTTTGGCCATGGCTTCTCCACCAAGTTGAGTAGCGCAGGTCTTGTTTACAAGGTGCTTTTcttatcttaaaattttattttgtttttggttttctCATTTTTGTAGCTGGTGGCTAATTCCCCTGTTTTGGTGCAGTCACTGATCATTTTCATGAGAAGTTTTATTTCAAAGATGAATCGtccttaataattatattatgctTCTTTGTTTCTCTCTGTATAGCACTATGGAAAGGAGATTATAGCTAAGGAACTTAGGGTAGATGAAGAACACCCAGATGTGCATCGCATATATCTGGCTGTTTACAAAAGCTTCATGGAGGTAATACATTTTATACTTATTCTTTCTTGCCTTATCCAACTTTCTGTTTGTTGTATTCTCTATTGGAATGTCTTCTCTTCCATGCATTCTTTTTGGGGTCAATAATCGTGATGTTCTTATTGGGTGAAATTTGAGCTGAGGAGACTTAGGGGAGATTCATGCAGATAGTGAATACTGAGAGGGAAAATATGCTTCATTTGTTTGTGCACTAGGATAGTGAGTGGTTTTTAACTGGAGGATGGACATAATATAGAGAAACTGTATCAACAAAATAGGAAAACTAAGTTTTACATTTGAAAACGGACTCTATCTACATTGGCATTGTTTTACAATGAGCGTTCTATTTTTTGCTGTGCTTTCATAAAATACTAATGCAAGAATGCTTTCTACCTTGCTATTCATCGTGACATCTAGGATATCAGTGCAACTTCTTTTGAAGTgtaaactttttgttctcttcttcaaCACCATCAGATAATGTTTGTGGACTTCTAGGGCTTTTTCTGAGAGTTTTTGTTTCTTAACTATAACAACTGGTTTGGCTTATGTTGTTGGGTGCTAATCTGAGAACCACTTATTCCTGGGCTTAATTTGTAAATCTTTTCATAACAATGTTTTTATCTAATTATATCAGGCAATTGATGCTATAGACAATGGAATAAATCAATATGATACTGACCAGCCCCCAAAATATGTGAATAATACACATCTGTCCTCAAGAGTGGGAAGGTTAAATTTAGATTGGACAGATCCTGATCAGTCatctgaaaaagaaaatgaagcctTTCAACGTGCCATGGTTCTTACTGGTAGCGAATTTATGGATGTAAGTCTTCACTCCTCATTCCCTTCCTTTGTGATCACCAAAAtgaataaaagttttttttttttaattttgttctttcCTGCTCATGG is a window encoding:
- the LOC112784056 gene encoding uncharacterized protein, with protein sequence MLLATTPFLRNLFSFRTHSHFFRMAASSATSDILSEHSDAYAPFKRVCVRVGTHNGSFHCDEALGCFMIRLTNKFYNAQVVRSRDPQVLEGLDAVLDVGGVYDPSRDRYDHHQKGFEEAFGHGFSTKLSSAGLVYKHYGKEIIAKELRVDEEHPDVHRIYLAVYKSFMEAIDAIDNGINQYDTDQPPKYVNNTHLSSRVGRLNLDWTDPDQSSEKENEAFQRAMVLTGSEFMDSVQFHINSWLPARSIVNETLEARYSVDPSGEILVLEKFCPWKLHLFELEGEMKIDPPIKYVLYQDERSQQWRVQAVAVSPDRFESRKPLPSQWRGLRDDELSKECGLPGCVFVHMSGFIGGNRSFDGALAMARAALKM